The region CTCACCCTAGTGGCTTTGTATTTAAATTATTCttatcatttgtttattttatgtacTAATCTTTATACTTGTTTTTTCTTAATAGGATCATGGACCATCATGAAGAGCATCCCGAAGAGGAACTTGAAGACAATGCAGATGAAGGTATCAATTTAGAAGAGGCTGGTAATGAAGATcttacaacaaagaagaagaaaagtagGCAGACTAAGGGGATAGTGCGATTGGCGAAAATGATTGCTGACAAGATTAAAGGGATTAAGATAAATTTAAGGTTTAACAAGAGAGGGCAATCAATTGGAACTCCAGAGAGAGCGTTACAATGCTATTTGGGGATGCAAGCAAAGTCAATGGTGTCAATTACATATGATAATTGGCATGATGTTCCTGCTGCAACTTTAGAGAATGTTTGGAAAGATGTAAATGTAAGGTTCATAGACTGAAGGTGATCTTTTAAACTTGTATATTATTATTTACACTAACTTGTATTGTTAAACCTTGTAGCTAGCTTTTCATCTTAACGAGGGAATGAGAAAGGAAGTGATGAGTTCAGTAGGCATCAAGTGGAGGACATTCAAAACATTTTTGACTAGAAGATTTGTAGCTCCTTACCTTAACAACCAAGATTTATTGGAAGCAAATCCCACTGCATTAGATGTGCCTCCAAAAAGATATAACATTCTTGAGGAGGAATGGAAAAAATTCGTCACcaaaagaaaaagtaaagaatTTCAAGTAAGTGTACAATACtaagtttcaatttttttttattcatatattaatttattgaaaAGTTAAATTATTCCAATTGAATTAGGAATttagtaaaaaacaaaaagagaggcGTGCTGCTTTGGAGTATCCTCATCGTTCATCACGACACAGTTataaagaaatagaaattgaccTTGTAAGTGAGCTTTTactattgattttaatttttgtagtggTTTAATATATAACTAATTGAGTTTTATTTTGTTATAGCAAACTAAACTAGGCACAGATGAGCCAATAGATCGATCTATACTTTGGAAGGAGGCAAGGAAAGATGCATCAGGAAATTATGTAAATGAATGTGACAAGCTTATAGGAGATGCCATTGTATGTTGTAAACTATATGaacttggattttttttttttatccttcATTATATTGTATTACtaaatttatgaaattaaatATTGCAGGATGACCTTCGAGATAAGAGAAATGAGGGGACACTTGTAGAAGTTGGGACAAACGATATATTGACACAAGTGTTAGGAACAAAGGAGCATCCTGGTAGAGTAAGAGGCCAAAGTCGTGGAGTTACACAAAGAGACTACTTTTTGAAGCCAGCAGGAGGTTTTAGTGGACTTCAATAATATCAatttcaatttcagcaacaccAATCGCAAAAATACTTAGATGActttaaaaagttagagcaatccATTGAGCAAAGACTACGTAGTCAAGCTGAACAATTTGAAGTAGAACGAAAACGAGAAAGAGAAGAACGAGAGTTATTTTTGACAAAGTTTTTAGAATTAGCAAACCAAATTTTATCATTAAAAGGAAGTGAAGTGAGTTTGCCTACGATAGTTTCACGAACAAGTGAGACCCCTACGCCAATGGAGGTGGTAAAGGAGTCTTTAGTTTCTTCAAAGGTATTTTATTCTTCACCtattcatattattattttagaaaatatctattataacataaatattattttatcctTGTCTTGAGCTTGTAGGATAATTAGAAGTCTAGATTATTGACAGAAAATGTTGATACTGTTGCTATTGGATGAATAATGGCAACAAGCGGAAAAATTCATTGTGTTGACTTAAGAAAGGGTAGCTATCGTGTGCAAGTGGATGAGTACTGCAATGATGAGGCTAAACTTATTTTTGCTATTGGAGATGAGATTTCTTTAGTACGTCATGCTGTCGGCCACTATGTTGAGTGGCCATCTCATCTGATCATTCCTTACGATTCAGATTTGGTAAGACATTGACAAGAAACTATATTTAGTGATTGAATTAATATTCATGAATAACATGTGTTACTTTCATGTTGAAGCTACCTAAGAAGACAAAGAAGCAAAAAAGGAATGGTTCACCAATACCTAATGCCCCAATGACACAAGAGAAGTCTCATCCTTCCCAAAAACTCCCTAGTCAAAATGAAGTAGTGTCAATTAAAGCTAGTGCCCCGATACTCTTCAAGATTCCTAGTGGGGTTCCTCGCTTTCTCAAGTGTCTATTAACTACTGTGAAGTATGTGGAGCCAAGTTTCATGATCAAAATTCCGATGGATTT is a window of Humulus lupulus chromosome 4, drHumLupu1.1, whole genome shotgun sequence DNA encoding:
- the LOC133832680 gene encoding uncharacterized protein LOC133832680; this translates as MIADKIKGIKINLRFNKRGQSIGTPERALQCYLGMQAKSMVSITYDNWHDVPAATLENVWKDVNLAFHLNEGMRKEVMSSVGIKWRTFKTFLTRRFVAPYLNNQDLLEANPTALDVPPKRYNILEEEWKKFVTKRKSKEFQEFSKKQKERRAALEYPHRSSRHSYKEIEIDLQTKLGTDEPIDRSILWKEARKDASGNYVNECDKLIGDAIDDLRDKRNEGTLVEVGTNDILTQVLGTKEHPGRVRGQSRGVTQRDYFLKPAGGFSGLQ